One Dokdonia sp. Dokd-P16 genomic window carries:
- a CDS encoding shikimate kinase, whose product MKYFLMGYMGSGKSTIGPLLAEALSYKFLDFDTYVEEAEGNSISEIFKNKGEIYFRKAETRHLKALIDENDDDIVVALGGGTPCYGNNLQLIKEANTKTMYLNWNFKVLANRLWEAKEKRPLIASMQSLEDLEDYIRKHLFERGFYYNQADVVIKVETQSPETLTAEILKKLL is encoded by the coding sequence ATGAAATATTTTTTAATGGGGTACATGGGGTCAGGAAAATCAACCATTGGACCACTACTCGCTGAAGCACTTTCTTACAAATTTTTAGATTTTGACACCTATGTAGAAGAGGCAGAGGGCAATAGTATCTCAGAAATATTTAAAAATAAAGGTGAAATTTATTTTAGAAAAGCCGAAACAAGACATCTAAAAGCGTTAATTGACGAGAATGATGACGATATAGTAGTCGCTTTAGGAGGTGGAACACCTTGTTATGGAAACAATTTGCAGCTCATTAAAGAAGCAAATACAAAGACAATGTACCTTAATTGGAACTTTAAAGTACTTGCAAATAGATTATGGGAGGCAAAAGAGAAGCGACCATTGATTGCTAGCATGCAATCACTAGAAGATCTAGAAGACTATATAAGAAAGCATTTATTTGAGAGAGGGTTTTATTACAACCAAGCGGATGTTGTGATTAAAGTAGAAACCCAATCACCAGAAACATTAACTGCCGAAATTTTAAAGAAACTACTCTAA
- a CDS encoding MerR family transcriptional regulator: MKNAVKTKFSIKDLEGLSGIKAHTIRIWEKRYGLLEPQRTDTNIRTYALSDLQKLLNVVFLTEHKYKISKIARHSTKEIAVLVASLISESNESSENHAINSFKIAMMNFDQNLFHKTYNALNETKPFVDIFYEVFIPLLHEIGLLWQTDTINPSHEHFIFNLIKHKILINIEKTQISVPPLKEKTFALFLPENEIHELGLLFLNYELVSHGYKVIYLGQSIMLSNLKYLSVNHPNLSFASYFTVNPLESEIPQYFEDFNAVFENQKLDLYVLGAMTSKIDESKIPSNIHIMLSIREFVNVIKQSTPSYA; this comes from the coding sequence ATGAAAAATGCTGTAAAGACAAAATTTAGTATAAAGGACCTTGAAGGCCTAAGTGGCATTAAGGCGCATACTATACGTATATGGGAAAAAAGATATGGACTCCTTGAACCACAACGTACGGACACCAATATTAGAACATATGCACTAAGCGATTTACAAAAATTACTTAATGTAGTTTTTCTTACGGAGCATAAATACAAAATCTCAAAAATTGCCCGTCACTCTACGAAAGAAATAGCAGTACTTGTTGCAAGCTTAATTTCTGAATCTAATGAGTCTAGTGAGAATCATGCTATTAATTCTTTTAAAATAGCAATGATGAATTTTGATCAAAACTTATTTCATAAAACCTACAATGCGCTCAATGAGACAAAACCCTTTGTAGATATATTTTACGAGGTTTTTATACCACTACTTCATGAGATTGGACTATTATGGCAAACAGATACGATCAACCCATCGCATGAGCATTTTATATTCAATCTCATTAAGCATAAAATTCTTATTAATATTGAAAAAACACAAATCAGTGTCCCACCGTTAAAAGAGAAGACATTTGCGCTTTTTCTGCCTGAGAACGAAATACACGAATTAGGACTGTTATTTCTTAATTACGAATTAGTTTCTCATGGATATAAAGTTATTTACTTAGGGCAAAGTATCATGCTTTCAAATTTGAAGTATCTTTCAGTTAACCATCCTAATCTATCTTTTGCATCTTATTTCACTGTTAATCCTTTAGAAAGTGAGATTCCTCAATATTTTGAAGATTTTAATGCTGTTTTTGAAAATCAGAAATTAGATTTATACGTATTAGGCGCAATGACAAGTAAAATAGATGAAAGTAAAATACCTTCAAACATTCATATTATGCTTAGCATAAGAGAGTTTGTAAATGTTATAAAACAGTCTACCCCATCATATGCATAA